The following proteins come from a genomic window of Alosa sapidissima isolate fAloSap1 chromosome 22, fAloSap1.pri, whole genome shotgun sequence:
- the cdnf gene encoding cerebral dopamine neurotrophic factor — protein MTMSFTNVLYVLMVLNVVVGLIGADECEVCVGFLGHLYKSLISTHSELSHAIVEQGLIQACAEATGKDSRLCYYLGATSDAAARVTGEVTRPLSAHVPPPKICQKLQKRDGQICELRYDKAVLDWSREALSKLRVLELKRLLASWGEECRACLEKGEFIDLIQQVAPKHSTATQGHSPEL, from the exons atgacaatgTCTTTCACTAATGTATTATACGTCCTGATGGTTTTGAATGTTGTCGTCGGTCTTATCGGTGCCGACGAATGCGAAG TCTGTGTGGGTTTTCTGGGACACCTCTATAAATCTCTCATCAGCACGCATTCAGAGTTGAGCCATGCAATCGTGGAGCAAGGCCTCATTCAGGCCTGTGCTGAGGCCACCGGGAAAGACAGCCGCCTG TGCTACTACCTGGGAGCTACCAGTGATGCTGCAGCCAGAGTGACTGGGGAAGTGACACGCCCCCTCAGTGCCCACGTCCCGCCCCCTAAAATCTGTCAGAAGCTCCAGAAGAGAGATGGCCAGATTTGTGAACTGCGATACG ATAAGGCTGTTCTGGACTGGAGCAGGGAAGCCCTCTCCAAGCTGCGCGTGTTGGAGCTCAAACGCCTGCTGGCCTCGTGGGGGGAGGAGTGCAGGGCCTGTCTGGAGAAGGGCGAGTTCATCGACCTCATCCAGCAGGTGGCGCCAAAGCACAGTACCGCCACCCAGGGACACTCGCCAGAGCTCTGA